One region of Bradyrhizobium betae genomic DNA includes:
- a CDS encoding MarR family winged helix-turn-helix transcriptional regulator produces the protein MPLAREAVELLVQAARAWYFEGNQNGLRDREWMALRFLGRANRFSRTPSALAGFIGATRATASQIVKTLESKSFLVRKPSHEDKRSVVLHVTAQGEKCLRQHDPINHVMNAVTSLGTDECIRLRDSLREILNHLDAAHQRLDASICRDCMFLAERSPATGKGRSTAEFMCRLYRAPISLEETELLCTSFERTRDRPKIEGHVDRARVASEG, from the coding sequence ATGCCGTTGGCACGCGAAGCTGTCGAGCTGCTGGTTCAAGCGGCGAGAGCCTGGTATTTCGAAGGCAATCAGAACGGACTGCGCGACCGGGAATGGATGGCGTTGCGTTTTCTCGGCCGCGCTAACAGATTCTCGCGCACCCCGTCCGCACTCGCCGGCTTCATCGGCGCGACCAGGGCGACGGCGTCGCAGATCGTGAAGACGCTGGAGAGCAAGTCCTTCCTGGTGCGAAAACCATCGCACGAGGACAAGCGGTCCGTCGTGCTGCACGTCACCGCGCAGGGTGAGAAATGCCTGAGACAGCATGACCCGATCAACCATGTCATGAATGCCGTAACGTCGCTCGGGACCGACGAATGCATCAGGCTCCGCGATTCGCTCCGCGAGATCCTCAACCACCTCGACGCGGCGCACCAGCGTCTCGATGCCAGCATCTGCCGCGATTGCATGTTTCTCGCTGAACGCAGTCCCGCCACCGGCAAGGGACGCTCCACCGCGGAATTCATGTGCCGGCTGTATCGCGCGCCGATTTCGCTCGAGGAGACCGAACTGCTTTGCACGAGCTTCGAGCGCACCCGCGACCGCCCGAAGATCGAGGGGCATGTCGACCGCGCGCGCGTGGCAAGCGAAGGCTAG
- the fliI gene encoding flagellar protein export ATPase FliI, with protein sequence MNALRQLEWALLELQQSTPLASVSGAISEIAPTHFRVSGLSRFVRLGELIGVNSGGSSGGKPQIGEVIRIDSEGIVAKPFDRQFAGGLGSVAYRMPPLSFAPDPSWKGRVINALGAPLDGQGPLTPGSRPVSAEAEAPSAMKRARVHKPLRTGVRVIDLFAPICAGQRVGIFAGSGVGKSTLLAMLARSQGFDTVVLALVGERGREVREFIEDVLGANRSRAVTIVSTGDESPMMRRLAPKTAMAVAEYFRDRGESVLLVVDSITRFAHAAREVALAAGEPAVARGYAPTVFTDLPRLLERAGPGEEGSGTITGIFSVLVDGDDHNEPIADTIRSTLDGHIVLSRHIADQARYPAVDVLASVSRLAHNVWDPEERELVSKLRTMMSKYEDTRDLRLMGGYQAGRDSGLDQAVDLVPRIYSAMRQDASAPPSADPFRELRDMLKGE encoded by the coding sequence TTGAACGCTCTTCGGCAACTCGAGTGGGCGCTGCTGGAGCTTCAGCAGAGCACTCCCCTGGCAAGCGTCAGCGGCGCGATCTCCGAGATCGCGCCGACGCATTTCCGCGTTTCCGGCCTGTCGCGCTTCGTCAGGCTTGGTGAACTGATCGGCGTCAACTCCGGGGGCAGCTCCGGCGGCAAGCCCCAGATCGGCGAAGTGATCAGAATCGACAGCGAGGGCATCGTCGCCAAGCCGTTCGACCGGCAATTCGCCGGCGGCCTCGGCTCGGTCGCCTACCGGATGCCGCCCCTGTCCTTCGCGCCAGATCCGAGCTGGAAGGGCCGCGTCATCAACGCGCTCGGCGCGCCGCTGGACGGACAGGGCCCCCTCACGCCGGGGTCGCGGCCGGTGTCGGCGGAGGCCGAGGCGCCGTCGGCGATGAAGCGCGCACGCGTCCACAAGCCGCTGCGGACCGGCGTACGCGTCATCGACCTGTTCGCCCCGATCTGCGCCGGCCAGCGCGTCGGCATCTTTGCCGGCTCGGGCGTCGGCAAATCGACGCTGCTGGCGATGCTGGCGCGCAGCCAGGGCTTCGACACCGTCGTGCTGGCGCTCGTCGGCGAGCGCGGCCGCGAGGTCCGGGAATTCATCGAGGACGTGCTCGGGGCCAACCGCAGCCGCGCCGTCACCATCGTATCGACGGGAGATGAAAGCCCGATGATGCGGCGGCTGGCGCCGAAGACCGCCATGGCGGTCGCCGAATATTTCCGCGACCGGGGCGAATCGGTCCTGCTCGTGGTCGATTCGATCACCCGTTTCGCCCACGCCGCCCGCGAGGTCGCCCTCGCCGCCGGCGAGCCCGCGGTCGCGCGCGGCTATGCGCCAACGGTCTTCACCGACCTGCCGCGCCTTCTGGAGCGCGCCGGGCCCGGCGAGGAGGGATCCGGGACGATCACCGGCATTTTCTCCGTGCTGGTCGACGGCGACGACCACAACGAGCCGATCGCGGACACCATCCGCAGCACCCTCGACGGCCACATCGTGCTCTCCCGGCACATCGCCGACCAGGCGCGCTATCCGGCCGTGGACGTCCTCGCCTCGGTCTCCCGCCTCGCCCACAACGTCTGGGACCCCGAGGAGCGCGAATTGGTGAGCAAGCTGCGCACCATGATGTCCAAATACGAGGACACGCGCGACCTTCGCCTGATGGGCGGATATCAGGCGGGGCGTGATTCGGGGCTCGACCAGGCCGTCGATCTGGTCCCGCGAATCTACAGCGCGATGCGGCAGGACGCCTCCGCGCCGCCAAGCGCCGATCCATTCCGCGAGCTCAGGGACATGCTCAAGGGCGAATAG